CAAGCTGGTAAACGCAGGTTGTTAGAAGAAATGGGTTTTGAAGTTGAGCTGAAAGAGCTTTTCTCGTTTATCTACAAAGCTCCATTTGATAACGGCTTAACCGAACACGAATTAGATCACGTAATGATTGGGTATAGCAACCAAGAACCTAATATAAATTTAGAAGAAGTTGCAAGTTGGAAATGGATGAAAATGGATGCTGTTCAAGCAGATATCAAAGCCAACCCACAAAATTATACGGAATGGTTTAAAATTATTTTCGAAAAATTTTATCATTATTTAGAAGTTAAAACTATTTAATATGCTTGTTACTGTATCTCGAAAAGCACATTTTAATGCGGCACATCGTTTGTACCGTTCAGATTGGGATGATCAAAAAAACAATCAAGTTTTTGGAAAATGCAGTAACCCCAACTTTCATGGGCATAATTACGAGTTAATTGTTTCAGTTACTGGTCCTGTAGATAAAGAAACGGGCTATGTTATAGATATGAAAATATTAGCCGATATTATAGAAGCTCAAGTAGAAGCACATTTAGACCATAAAAATTTAAATTTAGATGTTGACGATTTTAAAGATTTAATTCCAACGGCAGAACATATTGCATTTGTAATCTACAATCGTATTAAACCGCATTTAGCATCAGAACTTAATTTAGAAATTACTCTGTACGAAACCCCTCGAAATTTTGTTACGTACAAAGGGCAGTAAAAATTATTTATGTCGAACAACAATATATTATACCCCTTGCTTTTTAAGCCCATATATAAAGAGCGTATTTGGGGTGGTTGTAAATTAAAAACATATTTAGGTAAAGATATCCCATCAGATTCTATTGGAGAAAGTTGGGAAATTGCAGATTTACCTAACGACACAAACCTTATAGCAAACGGGAACTTAAAGGGAACTTGCTTTAAAACAGCTATAAACCAATATAAAGATGCTATTTTAGGAGGCAAAGTAGTAGAGAAATTTGGATTAAACTTTCCGTTGTTATTTAAGTTTCTTGATGCGAAAGACGATTTATCGATTCAGCTTCATCCCAACGATGAGCTAGCTAAAAAACGACACAATTCGTTTGGTAAAACAGAAATGTGGTACGTAATGCAAGCGGATGAAGATGCCGAAATAATTATTGGATTTAAAGAGAATTGTTCTTCTTCTCAATATCTAAAGCATTTAGAAAATAAAACGTTACCTCAAATCTTAAAACGCATTAAAGTTAAGGCGGGTGATGTTTATTTTTTAGAAACAGGTACAATTCATGCCATTGGTAAAGGAATTGTTATTGCTGAGGTACAACAAACAAGTGATATTACCTATCGCGTTTACGATTGGGATCGAGTTGACGCAAAAGGTAAATCTAGAGAATTGTGTAGAATTGCAGTAGAATTGGCTTTAGATGCTATTAATTACAATTATGTAGATGCCAAACGCGTTTATACCTCGCGTCCAAATCAAAACAACCCTATTGTTTCTAGTAATTATTTTACTACTAATTTTATTCCTTTAACAGCTGAATTAAGTATTGTTAAAAATTCAGATTGTTTTAGGGTATATATTGTAACGCAAGGTTTGGTAAACATTCAGATTGAAAACGAAATTTTTTCATTTCAATTAGGTGATACTATTTTGATACCTGCCAGCATTACAAACTATGTGTTAAAAGGTCAAGCAGATTTGCTTGAAATATATATAGAATATTAATTTAAAAAAAGAATAAAATGGCAAGCGTAAGAAACTTAAAAAAGAATGTTAATTATGTTTTAGGTGACATTATTAGCGAAGTAATTTGGATTGGAAACAACTCAGAAGAAGGTGAAAAAATTGTTCAAGAAGCATTTGTTGCTTACGACGATTTAATTGCTAGAATCAATGCAAAACAAGTTGAAAATAAAAAAGCACATTTTTCTAAAATTAACGAAGATTTTAAAAAGATTGCTAATCAATTAGTTGACAAAGTAAACGCGCTATAGTGCGAAAAATCTCAAAAAAATGTTTCTCAAATCGTTTGTAGATTAGAAAAAACTTATATCTTTGCACCCGAATTGAGAACAACGCCGGTGTAGCTCAGTTGGCTAGAGCAGCTGATTTGTAATCAGCAGGTCGTGGGTTCGAGTCCCTCCATCGGCTCAATTTAAAACACGTTCTTTTATATAGATTGTTAAGTTTCTAAAACTAGAAAAAAAAAAAATATTTTGCCGGTGTAGCTCAGTTGGCTAGAGCAGCTGATTTGTAATCAGCAGGTCGTGGGTTCGAGTCCCTCCATCGGCTCTAAGTTTAGAAACTTTTTTTGATATTTTAAATTATATTTTGCCGGTGTAGCTCAGTTGGCTAGAGCAGCTGATTTGTAATCAGCAGGTCGTGGGTTCGAGTCCCTCCATCGGCTCAAACAATCTATAATAAATAGAGTTATTACACCTTGCCGGTGTAGCTCAGTTGGCTAGAGCAGCTGATTTGTAATCAGCAGGTCGTGGGTTCGAGTCCCTCCATCGGCTCCAAAAAAAGGTCCATCTTTATAGATGGACCTTTTCTATTTTATAAAAGCACAAATGCTTTGTATAAATAAAAAAAGCAGTCCCAAAGGACCGCTTTTTATTCTGTTTCACGAACTTTTAATAAGTTCTGCAACTCTTTGCCATATTTAGAATTATAAACTTCTGTAGGGATGTTTTTTGTAATGCTATCTAATATTGGTTTAGATATGTTTGGGATTTCGTCTACAATTAAAAGAGCAGCAATTTCTTTATCTTGGTTGTTTTTTACAAAATTAGCAACGGCTAAATAACGCTGAACGATTAGTTTGTCTGAAGCTTTCTGAATGCTGTCAATACGCGCGTAATTTTTTTCTTTCTTTGCTAAAATATCTAAGCCAATTAAACGGG
This genomic window from Flavobacterium agricola contains:
- the idi gene encoding isopentenyl-diphosphate Delta-isomerase, coding for MIEEKVILVNEKDEPIGLMPKLEAHEKAVLHRAFSVFVLNDKNELMLQQRAADKYHSPLLWTNTCCSHQRDGESNIQAGKRRLLEEMGFEVELKELFSFIYKAPFDNGLTEHELDHVMIGYSNQEPNINLEEVASWKWMKMDAVQADIKANPQNYTEWFKIIFEKFYHYLEVKTI
- a CDS encoding 6-pyruvoyl trahydropterin synthase family protein, giving the protein MLVTVSRKAHFNAAHRLYRSDWDDQKNNQVFGKCSNPNFHGHNYELIVSVTGPVDKETGYVIDMKILADIIEAQVEAHLDHKNLNLDVDDFKDLIPTAEHIAFVIYNRIKPHLASELNLEITLYETPRNFVTYKGQ
- a CDS encoding type I phosphomannose isomerase catalytic subunit, whose amino-acid sequence is MSNNNILYPLLFKPIYKERIWGGCKLKTYLGKDIPSDSIGESWEIADLPNDTNLIANGNLKGTCFKTAINQYKDAILGGKVVEKFGLNFPLLFKFLDAKDDLSIQLHPNDELAKKRHNSFGKTEMWYVMQADEDAEIIIGFKENCSSSQYLKHLENKTLPQILKRIKVKAGDVYFLETGTIHAIGKGIVIAEVQQTSDITYRVYDWDRVDAKGKSRELCRIAVELALDAINYNYVDAKRVYTSRPNQNNPIVSSNYFTTNFIPLTAELSIVKNSDCFRVYIVTQGLVNIQIENEIFSFQLGDTILIPASITNYVLKGQADLLEIYIEY